A genomic segment from Planctomycetota bacterium encodes:
- a CDS encoding 6,7-dimethyl-8-ribityllumazine synthase: protein MTTRREPATAVERPVLPAGAACLEGGDRLPAGARIAVVVSRYNDAVTHGLLAGAVSTLGKAGLAPDRLTVAWVPGAFELPLAADRLAATGRFAAVICLGAIIRGETSHDQHIASAVARGIEEAARARGVPIVFGVLTCNDLDQAFARAGAGNGGGNKGTEAAVAAVEMVALLARFDSREG, encoded by the coding sequence ATGACCACCCGTCGGGAGCCGGCGACGGCGGTGGAACGGCCCGTGCTGCCGGCCGGCGCGGCGTGCCTCGAGGGAGGCGATCGGCTCCCTGCCGGCGCGCGGATCGCCGTCGTCGTGTCGCGTTACAACGACGCCGTCACCCACGGGCTCCTCGCTGGCGCCGTCTCCACGTTGGGGAAGGCGGGGCTCGCCCCCGACCGCCTCACCGTCGCCTGGGTGCCGGGGGCGTTCGAGCTGCCGCTGGCCGCCGATCGGCTCGCCGCCACCGGCCGCTTCGCCGCGGTCATCTGCCTGGGTGCGATCATCCGTGGCGAGACCTCTCACGACCAGCACATCGCATCCGCCGTGGCCCGTGGCATCGAAGAGGCGGCACGGGCGCGGGGGGTGCCGATCGTGTTCGGCGTCCTGACCTGCAACGACCTCGATCAGGCGTTCGCCCGCGCCGGCGCGGGGAATGGCGGGGGCAACAAGGGCACCGAGGCGGCCGTCGCGGCGGTGGAGATGGTCGCGCTCCTGGCCCGGTTCGATTCCCGGGAGGGCTGA